One Pyrus communis chromosome 13, drPyrComm1.1, whole genome shotgun sequence genomic window carries:
- the LOC137713277 gene encoding blue copper protein 1b-like produces the protein MATDYVVGGDSGWNTGVNYSAWVKDKMFHVGDALVFKYSNPPHNVFKVNGTGFKACVKPTGNDQPPLTSGNDRIELKTPGNKWYICASANHCDLGQKLVITVMDTAPASPPSSAVRGIIISGYQVFAAAVVGVFLAIAA, from the exons ATGGCAACGGACTATGTCGTCGGAGGTGATAGCGGCTGGAACACTGGTGTTAATTATTCAGCGTGGGTCAAGGACAAAATGTTTCATGTTGGTGACGCACTAG TGTTCAAGTACTCGAACCCACCCCACAATGTGTTCAAAGTGAACGGAACTGGGTTCAAGGCTTGTGTTAAACCAACAGGAAATGATCAACCACCACTTACCTCTGGAAACGACAGAATAGAGCTAAAGACTCCGGGAAACAAATGGTACATTTGTGCATCTGCCAATCACTGTGATTTGGGACAGAAGCTTGTTATTACTGTTATGGACACCGCGCCTGCATCTCCTCCATCCTCCGCCGTTCGTGGGATCATCATTTCTGGATACCAAGTCTTCGCCGCCGCTGTCGTCGGAGTCTTCCTTGCTATTGCAGCCTGA